A stretch of the Actinomyces faecalis genome encodes the following:
- a CDS encoding alpha/beta hydrolase → MTACGGGASSSAPEAVAATGSPAPVPAGLAQFYDQDLQWYPCDEGDDVEETEDGSFSCAVASVPLDYAAPDGQAIQVALKKRPATKEAVGTLFVNPGGPGGSGLTLVDSVDGHFSDDLIAAYDVVGFDPRGVGASTAVDCLTDAELDEDRAGQGQTPAAELSAEEAQRQVVSYTADYAAACEKRTRTPGLLDHIDTVSAARDLDVLRALVGDEVLTYLGYSYGTYLGATYAELFPSHVGRMVLDGAIDPTLNAGEMTLGQAKGFENALRAFVEDCQAGNGCPLNGGVDNGVKQVRDFLQRAATAPVPTSDPDRPLTYSLAEDAMIGVLYQDESWSVLAEALNQAMLQNDGSTMLYIADLFASRNADGTYSGNGDEVIGAINCLDYPVVGDPASWQEEAAQLAEASPTFGADLAYSDLYCQTWGRSSARERTPIHASGAAPVLVVGTTGDPATPYEWSQALVSQLDSAALVTWEGNGHTAYGRAGSCVTTAVDAYLLAGVMPEDELVCRGRE, encoded by the coding sequence ATGACAGCGTGCGGCGGCGGTGCGTCGTCGTCGGCACCCGAGGCCGTCGCCGCCACGGGGAGCCCGGCCCCGGTCCCCGCCGGCCTGGCGCAGTTCTACGACCAGGACCTGCAGTGGTACCCCTGCGACGAGGGCGATGACGTCGAGGAGACTGAGGACGGCAGCTTCTCCTGCGCCGTGGCCAGCGTGCCGCTGGACTACGCCGCCCCGGACGGACAGGCGATCCAGGTCGCGCTGAAGAAGCGACCGGCCACCAAGGAGGCGGTCGGCACGCTCTTCGTCAATCCCGGCGGTCCCGGTGGCAGCGGGCTGACCCTCGTGGACTCGGTGGACGGCCACTTCTCTGACGACCTCATCGCGGCCTACGACGTCGTCGGCTTCGACCCGCGAGGCGTGGGGGCCTCGACCGCTGTGGACTGCCTGACTGACGCCGAGCTCGACGAGGACCGGGCCGGGCAGGGGCAGACCCCGGCTGCCGAGCTGAGCGCCGAGGAGGCCCAGAGGCAGGTGGTCTCGTACACGGCGGACTACGCGGCGGCGTGCGAGAAGCGTACGCGGACGCCGGGGCTGCTCGATCATATCGACACCGTCTCGGCAGCGCGGGACCTGGACGTCCTGAGGGCGCTGGTCGGGGACGAGGTGCTGACCTACCTGGGGTACTCCTACGGCACCTACCTGGGAGCGACCTATGCTGAGCTCTTCCCCTCCCATGTGGGGCGCATGGTCCTGGACGGGGCGATTGACCCGACGCTGAATGCCGGTGAGATGACGTTGGGCCAGGCCAAGGGGTTTGAGAACGCGTTGCGTGCCTTCGTCGAGGACTGCCAGGCCGGCAACGGCTGCCCGCTCAACGGCGGGGTGGACAACGGCGTCAAGCAGGTGCGTGACTTCCTGCAGCGTGCCGCCACCGCACCTGTGCCCACCTCCGATCCGGACCGGCCGCTGACCTACTCCCTGGCCGAGGACGCGATGATCGGCGTGCTCTACCAGGACGAGTCCTGGTCCGTGCTCGCCGAGGCGCTCAACCAGGCCATGCTTCAGAACGACGGGTCCACGATGCTCTACATCGCTGATCTCTTCGCCTCGCGCAATGCCGATGGGACGTACTCCGGCAATGGCGATGAGGTCATCGGGGCCATTAACTGCCTGGACTACCCGGTGGTGGGTGACCCAGCTTCCTGGCAGGAGGAGGCGGCGCAGCTGGCAGAGGCCTCGCCTACCTTCGGGGCGGACCTGGCCTACTCGGACCTGTACTGCCAGACCTGGGGGCGTTCCTCCGCGCGTGAGCGGACGCCGATCCATGCCTCGGGTGCGGCCCCGGTGCTCGTGGTGGGGACCACGGGGGACCCGGCGACGCCGTATGAGTGGAGCCAGGCCCTGGTCAGCCAGCTCGACTCCGCAGCGTTGGTGACCTGGGAGGGCAACGGGCACACCGCCTACGGCCGCGCGGGCAGCTGCGTGACGACGGCAGTGGATGCCTACCTGCTGGCTGGCGTGATGCCCGAGGACGAGTTGGTCTGCCGGGGGCGGGAGTAG
- a CDS encoding amino acid permease has product MSTHPPSAAPHQTQDKGDAGYNKALKNRHLQMIAIGGSIGTGLFLGAGGRLAQGGPGLALAYAVCGVFAFLMVRALGELAIRRPSSGAFVSYAREFLGEKGAYVTGWFFFLDWSVTVMADITAVALYLHYWSAFHVIPQWVLALIALALVFVLNMLNVKMFGEAEFWFALIKVAAIVAFMLVAIWAIVTGAPVDGSPAGFHNIADNGGLFPEGLPAVVALTLGVIFAFGGTEMVGVAAGEAKDAAKILPKAINSMILRIFVFYVGSVALMAVVLPYTAYSANESPFVTFFSGIGIPHAGDIIQVVVLTAALSSLNAGLYATGRTLRSMAVAGEAPKMAAHLNKHKVPSGGIIITSALGLLGVLLNAFLAEDAFEIVMNLAGIGIAGTWAAILVTHLAFLRQVKQGRATRPDYRMPGAPYTNYAALLFFTVVVASNLTSPAGRWTLALFVVVIIMMIAGWYAVRGRIRADLLDEVLAEDVKEA; this is encoded by the coding sequence ATGTCCACCCACCCACCAAGCGCGGCGCCACATCAGACCCAAGACAAGGGTGACGCCGGTTACAACAAGGCCCTGAAGAACCGTCACCTCCAGATGATCGCCATCGGCGGCTCGATCGGGACCGGGCTGTTCCTGGGGGCCGGCGGGCGCCTGGCCCAGGGCGGTCCCGGCCTCGCCCTGGCCTACGCGGTGTGCGGCGTCTTCGCTTTCCTCATGGTGCGGGCCCTGGGCGAGCTAGCCATCCGCCGCCCCTCCTCAGGGGCCTTTGTCTCCTACGCACGTGAGTTCCTGGGGGAGAAAGGAGCCTATGTCACCGGCTGGTTCTTCTTCCTGGACTGGTCCGTCACCGTCATGGCGGACATCACCGCCGTCGCCCTCTACCTGCATTACTGGAGCGCCTTCCACGTGATCCCGCAGTGGGTGCTGGCACTGATCGCCCTAGCCCTGGTCTTCGTCCTCAACATGCTCAACGTCAAGATGTTCGGCGAGGCTGAGTTCTGGTTCGCCCTCATCAAGGTCGCCGCCATCGTGGCCTTCATGCTCGTGGCCATCTGGGCGATCGTCACCGGCGCCCCGGTGGACGGCTCGCCAGCTGGCTTCCACAACATCGCCGACAACGGTGGCCTGTTCCCCGAGGGCCTGCCCGCCGTCGTCGCCCTGACGCTTGGCGTCATCTTCGCCTTCGGTGGCACCGAGATGGTGGGCGTGGCCGCCGGTGAGGCGAAGGACGCCGCGAAGATCCTGCCCAAGGCCATCAACTCGATGATCCTGCGCATCTTCGTCTTCTACGTCGGCTCGGTGGCCCTCATGGCCGTGGTCCTGCCCTACACGGCGTACTCCGCCAACGAGTCGCCCTTCGTCACCTTCTTCTCCGGCATCGGCATCCCCCACGCCGGCGACATCATCCAGGTGGTTGTCCTCACCGCTGCGTTGTCCTCCCTCAACGCGGGGCTCTACGCCACCGGCCGCACCCTGCGCTCCATGGCCGTGGCTGGTGAGGCCCCGAAGATGGCTGCCCACCTCAACAAGCACAAGGTCCCCTCCGGCGGCATCATCATCACCTCGGCACTCGGTCTGCTCGGCGTGCTGCTCAATGCCTTCCTCGCCGAGGACGCCTTTGAGATCGTCATGAACCTGGCCGGCATCGGCATCGCCGGTACCTGGGCCGCCATCCTCGTCACCCACCTGGCTTTCCTGCGCCAGGTCAAGCAGGGCCGGGCCACCCGCCCCGACTACCGGATGCCTGGAGCCCCCTACACCAACTACGCGGCGCTGCTGTTCTTCACCGTGGTCGTGGCCTCCAACCTCACCTCGCCTGCCGGACGCTGGACCCTGGCGCTGTTCGTCGTCGTCATCATCATGATGATCGCCGGCTGGTACGCCGTGCGCGGCCGGATCCGCGCCGACCTGCTCGATGAGGTCCTGGCCGAGGACGTCAAGGAAGCCTAG
- a CDS encoding antitoxin HicB, which translates to MSALNITTRRWSGGWELWNGDDCWTQVTHLADARQQVVDYLDTIEETVDHSGWDITVTPDVASAAQVRAARQATERASRLQKEAASAWREAALALRAEGLTVSDTATVMGVSRGRVSQLTATRIHSS; encoded by the coding sequence ATGAGTGCACTCAACATCACCACCCGCCGCTGGAGCGGCGGCTGGGAGCTGTGGAACGGCGACGACTGCTGGACCCAGGTCACCCACCTGGCCGACGCCCGCCAGCAGGTCGTCGACTATCTCGACACCATCGAGGAGACCGTCGACCACTCAGGCTGGGACATCACCGTCACCCCGGACGTGGCCAGCGCGGCACAGGTCAGGGCGGCCCGCCAGGCCACCGAGCGCGCCTCCCGCCTCCAGAAGGAGGCCGCCAGCGCGTGGCGCGAGGCCGCCCTCGCCCTACGCGCCGAGGGGCTGACGGTCTCGGACACGGCCACCGTCATGGGCGTGTCCAGGGGCAGGGTGTCACAGCTGACCGCCACACGCATTCACTCGTCATGA
- the tmk gene encoding dTMP kinase: MTQEHVDLPVADRPGAQAGPGLFLSFEGGDGVGKTTQIKRLVALLEASGVDCLVTREPGGTELGSQIRRILLHGGEVSPRAEALLYAADRAHHVQTRVRPALARGAVVITDRYLDSSVAYQGAARALGPKEVRHLSLWAAQGLLPDLTLLLDADPGTGARRAGRRAALDRLEREPSTFHVALREEFLALAAAEPERFAVIEAERSVEEVAAQVRAAVAGLIRSRVAAGGTSAGSTWAGLAAFASAHGGVEETR, from the coding sequence GTGACCCAGGAACACGTTGACCTCCCCGTGGCAGACCGTCCCGGTGCCCAGGCTGGGCCGGGCCTGTTCCTCAGCTTCGAGGGGGGCGACGGTGTCGGCAAGACCACCCAGATCAAGCGGCTGGTCGCCCTGCTGGAGGCCTCGGGCGTGGACTGCCTGGTGACTCGTGAGCCCGGGGGGACTGAGCTCGGTAGTCAGATCCGCAGGATCCTGCTGCACGGAGGTGAGGTCTCACCCCGTGCCGAGGCCCTGCTGTACGCCGCGGACCGGGCCCACCACGTGCAGACCCGGGTGCGCCCGGCGCTGGCGCGCGGTGCCGTCGTCATCACTGACCGCTACCTCGACTCCTCGGTGGCCTACCAGGGTGCTGCGCGTGCTCTCGGGCCGAAGGAGGTCCGGCACCTGTCCCTGTGGGCTGCTCAGGGCCTCCTGCCTGACCTGACCCTCCTGCTGGACGCGGATCCTGGGACCGGGGCCCGCCGCGCGGGCAGGAGGGCAGCGCTGGACCGCCTGGAGCGTGAGCCCAGCACCTTCCACGTCGCCCTGCGCGAGGAGTTCCTCGCCCTGGCGGCCGCAGAGCCAGAACGCTTTGCCGTCATCGAGGCTGAGCGCAGCGTCGAGGAGGTCGCTGCCCAGGTCAGGGCGGCAGTGGCGGGACTGATCCGGTCCAGGGTCGCCGCGGGCGGCACGAGCGCCGGCAGCACCTGGGCGGGCCTGGCGGCCTTCGCCAGCGCTCACGGCGGGGTGGAGGAGACACGATGA
- a CDS encoding asparaginase, with product MRIHITYTGGTIGMVDSPHGLVPGADLEGWLSTLLGENATGQDLGREDVTLTALEPLIDSSNATPESWQLIVDDLRARATGPNPPDAFIILHGTDTMAYTSAALSYALTDLTQPVIVTGSQLPLGVVGSDAAPNVTGALRAAVSGRINGVTLFFGHRLLAGNRATKTSAWAFRGFDSPSVAPLALTGAPWQWSAPLACAHGWEGTALPYTRHDVAVIDLVPGITAARLKAMVTPEPEVVILRAFGVGNVPSDEPGLTDVVAGLIEAEVAVVVTSQCHQAEVVLGHYETGDAIARAGAVGSRDMTLEAVYAKVQFLLAQGLRGAELAAWIERSIAGELTESRD from the coding sequence ATGCGTATCCACATCACCTACACCGGTGGCACCATCGGGATGGTGGACTCCCCCCACGGCCTGGTGCCGGGGGCGGACCTGGAGGGCTGGCTCAGCACCCTCCTGGGAGAGAACGCCACCGGCCAGGACCTGGGGCGCGAGGACGTGACCCTCACCGCCCTGGAGCCGCTCATCGACTCCTCCAACGCCACCCCAGAGTCCTGGCAGCTCATCGTCGACGACCTGCGCGCCAGGGCCACGGGCCCCAACCCACCCGATGCCTTCATCATCCTGCACGGCACGGATACGATGGCCTACACCTCAGCCGCACTGTCCTACGCCCTGACGGACCTGACACAGCCCGTCATCGTCACAGGCTCCCAGCTGCCGCTGGGCGTCGTGGGCTCAGACGCTGCCCCCAACGTCACGGGCGCCCTGCGCGCTGCCGTGAGCGGGCGTATCAATGGTGTCACGCTCTTCTTCGGCCACCGTCTGCTGGCAGGCAACCGGGCCACCAAGACCAGCGCGTGGGCCTTCCGGGGCTTCGACTCGCCCTCGGTAGCGCCCCTGGCCCTGACCGGGGCGCCGTGGCAGTGGTCCGCACCCCTGGCCTGCGCGCACGGCTGGGAAGGCACGGCCCTGCCCTACACCCGGCACGACGTTGCCGTCATCGACCTTGTTCCTGGTATTACCGCCGCCCGGCTCAAGGCGATGGTGACACCCGAGCCTGAGGTCGTCATCCTGCGGGCCTTCGGCGTGGGTAACGTCCCCTCCGACGAGCCGGGACTGACCGACGTCGTGGCCGGGCTCATCGAGGCCGAGGTCGCCGTCGTCGTCACCTCTCAGTGCCATCAGGCCGAGGTCGTGCTCGGGCACTACGAGACCGGTGACGCCATCGCACGCGCCGGCGCCGTCGGCAGCCGAGACATGACGCTGGAGGCGGTCTACGCCAAGGTGCAGTTTCTGCTCGCCCAAGGCCTGCGCGGGGCCGAGCTAGCCGCCTGGATCGAACGGTCCATCGCCGGGGAGCTCACCGAGTCCCGGGACTGA
- a CDS encoding LacI family DNA-binding transcriptional regulator codes for MQRPTIKDIAEVAGVSPSAVSFALNGRPGVSEATRQRIVAVANEMGWTPNVAARALSASRAGAVGLVIARPSTAVSAERFFFEFIVGMQGELNRAGMSLVLQIVETPAEEIATYRTWWAQRRVDGVVVVDPRGEDQRLPVLAELSLPYVLVGEMDASGMPSVLGDEEGMIDGVLAHLVEQGRERIAYVCGTASLLHNARRSAALSSAGRRAGVEIMVDQAVDYTERSGGQATAELIGGRRVPDAIVYDNEVLTVGGVAELRRSALRIGKDVAVVSLEDSSVLRLLDPPITALHRDPGAMAQTATRLLVDYLDDGVSQTVQARTPGLIVRDSSHLPAPERV; via the coding sequence ATGCAGCGTCCTACGATCAAGGACATCGCCGAAGTCGCCGGTGTCTCCCCCTCTGCAGTCTCCTTCGCCCTCAACGGTCGCCCCGGCGTGTCGGAGGCCACGCGCCAGCGCATCGTCGCCGTCGCCAACGAGATGGGGTGGACCCCGAACGTCGCCGCGCGTGCGCTGTCCGCCTCCCGGGCCGGCGCGGTGGGGCTGGTGATCGCCCGCCCGAGCACCGCGGTGTCCGCCGAGCGCTTCTTCTTCGAGTTCATCGTCGGCATGCAGGGCGAGCTCAACCGGGCCGGGATGTCCCTGGTCCTCCAGATCGTCGAGACCCCTGCGGAGGAGATCGCCACCTACCGCACCTGGTGGGCGCAGAGGCGCGTGGACGGGGTCGTCGTCGTCGATCCTCGTGGTGAGGACCAGCGGCTGCCGGTCCTGGCCGAGCTCTCCCTGCCCTACGTGCTGGTCGGCGAGATGGACGCCTCGGGCATGCCCTCGGTCCTGGGGGACGAGGAGGGGATGATCGACGGCGTCCTGGCCCACCTGGTGGAGCAGGGGCGTGAGCGCATCGCCTACGTCTGCGGCACCGCGAGCCTGCTGCACAACGCCCGGCGCTCAGCGGCGCTGTCCAGCGCGGGCAGGCGTGCCGGGGTCGAGATCATGGTGGACCAGGCGGTGGACTACACCGAGCGCTCGGGAGGCCAGGCTACCGCCGAGCTGATCGGTGGCCGACGCGTGCCCGACGCGATCGTCTACGACAACGAGGTCCTCACGGTCGGGGGCGTGGCCGAGCTGCGGCGATCCGCGCTGCGGATCGGCAAGGACGTGGCCGTGGTCTCCCTGGAGGACTCCTCGGTCCTGCGCCTGCTCGACCCGCCGATCACGGCGCTGCACCGTGACCCGGGCGCTATGGCGCAGACCGCCACGCGTCTGCTCGTGGACTACCTGGACGACGGCGTGAGCCAGACCGTACAGGCTCGTACCCCCGGCCTGATCGTGCGGGACTCCTCCCACCTGCCAGCCCCTGAGCGGGTCTGA
- a CDS encoding histone-like nucleoid-structuring protein Lsr2: MAQKTQVILVDDIDNGPATQTVTFGIDGVTYEIDLNDEHAAALRESLAEWISKARRTGGRRGAGRRRPAGAAGGNTQKIREWARENGVEVSARGRISAGVREAYEQAHA, encoded by the coding sequence ATGGCGCAAAAGACTCAGGTCATTCTCGTGGACGACATTGACAACGGACCTGCTACGCAGACGGTGACTTTCGGGATTGACGGGGTCACCTACGAGATCGACCTCAATGACGAGCACGCGGCTGCTCTGCGTGAGTCTCTTGCCGAGTGGATCAGCAAGGCTCGTCGTACGGGCGGGCGTCGTGGTGCCGGTCGCCGTCGTCCGGCTGGCGCAGCCGGTGGCAACACCCAGAAGATCCGGGAGTGGGCGCGTGAGAACGGGGTTGAGGTCTCTGCCCGCGGTCGTATCTCCGCTGGGGTGCGCGAGGCCTACGAGCAGGCTCACGCCTGA
- a CDS encoding DNA polymerase III subunit delta' — protein MSVWEDVVGQDRVVDAFQAAAAAARVTALERESAGKAGEDDHAARGAGSLGAVDASAMTHAWLVTGPPGSGRSNAARAFAAALQCTGPQPGCGQCKACRDVMGGSHPDVVRLATDKLLITMEEVKELIGEAQRRPWTGRWRVILVEDADRMVERTTNVLLKSIEEPPPQTVWILCTPSADDVLPTIRSRCRLVTLRVPPAQAVAELLVRRDGADPQLAARAARASQSHIGLARHLATGPGAWERRRRLLLAPVSLRSVGDAVLAAAELVDNAETEAKEATEQRDAAEKAELMRALGMEGDAKVPPALRAQVRQLEEDQKRRAKRARTDVLDRAMIDLLSFYRDVLATQMGSDVERVNIDLDEVVTQVARSTGPSQSLERIAAIEECRARLRSNAAPLLAVEALMVQLRPQA, from the coding sequence ATGAGCGTATGGGAGGACGTCGTCGGCCAGGACCGGGTGGTGGACGCCTTCCAGGCTGCGGCTGCGGCAGCACGGGTGACCGCCCTGGAGCGCGAGAGCGCCGGGAAGGCGGGCGAGGACGACCACGCGGCACGGGGCGCTGGCAGCCTGGGCGCCGTGGACGCCTCGGCGATGACCCACGCCTGGCTGGTCACTGGCCCGCCTGGGTCCGGGCGGTCGAACGCAGCACGTGCCTTCGCCGCCGCCCTGCAGTGCACCGGGCCGCAGCCGGGCTGCGGGCAGTGCAAGGCCTGCCGTGACGTCATGGGCGGCTCGCACCCGGACGTGGTCCGTCTGGCTACCGACAAGCTCCTCATCACCATGGAGGAGGTCAAGGAGCTCATCGGTGAGGCGCAGCGGCGTCCGTGGACCGGACGCTGGCGCGTCATCCTGGTCGAGGACGCGGACCGTATGGTCGAGCGCACCACGAACGTGCTGCTGAAGTCCATCGAGGAGCCTCCACCGCAGACGGTGTGGATCCTGTGCACCCCCTCGGCCGACGACGTCCTGCCGACCATCCGCTCACGGTGCCGCCTGGTGACGCTGCGTGTCCCGCCTGCGCAGGCAGTGGCCGAGCTCCTGGTACGCCGTGACGGGGCTGACCCGCAGCTGGCTGCGCGAGCAGCGCGGGCGAGCCAGTCGCACATCGGGCTGGCCCGGCACCTGGCGACCGGTCCCGGTGCCTGGGAGCGACGCCGTCGGCTTCTGCTGGCGCCGGTGAGCCTGCGCAGCGTCGGTGACGCCGTCCTGGCCGCGGCCGAGCTCGTGGACAACGCGGAGACCGAGGCCAAGGAGGCCACCGAGCAGCGCGACGCGGCGGAGAAGGCTGAGCTGATGCGCGCCCTCGGCATGGAGGGGGACGCCAAGGTGCCGCCCGCTCTGCGCGCCCAGGTACGTCAGCTGGAGGAGGACCAGAAGCGACGGGCCAAGCGCGCGCGCACCGACGTCCTGGACCGGGCGATGATCGACCTGCTCTCCTTCTACCGTGACGTGCTGGCCACGCAGATGGGCTCAGACGTTGAGCGGGTCAACATCGACCTGGACGAGGTCGTGACGCAGGTAGCGCGCAGCACCGGTCCGAGCCAGTCGCTGGAGCGGATCGCGGCGATCGAGGAGTGCCGGGCGCGCCTGCGCTCCAACGCGGCCCCGTTGCTGGCCGTCGAGGCGCTCATGGTTCAGCTGCGGCCCCAGGCCTGA